From the Carettochelys insculpta isolate YL-2023 chromosome 27, ASM3395843v1, whole genome shotgun sequence genome, one window contains:
- the CACTIN gene encoding splicing factor Cactin, translated as MGSGSRSPAGRSRHRSPGERWRRAHSGSSDASSDGEKRRRRRDPGSGSDADERQRWRKKKSKSRDRHHKKQKNRCSRSQDRSSSSDSNSERVKKRGRSRDRRRKRSSSRSSVSSVTSPSPSRSQSAKEDLGQQLSLQERLRLKEEKKKQAELMKALETPEEKRARRLAKKEAKERKKREKMGWGEEYMGYTNTDNPFGDNNLLGTFIWSKALEKKGISHLEEKELKERNKRIQGDNRLELQKVKQLRLEREREKAMREQELEMLQREKEAEHFKTWEEQEDNFHLHQAKLRSKIRIRDGRAKPIDLLAKYISAEDDDLAVEMHEPYTFLNGLTVSDMEDLLEDIQVYMELEQGKNVDFWRDMTIITEDEIAKLRKLEASGKGPGERREGVNASVSLDVQSVFKGKTYNQLQVIFQGIEGKIRAGGPNLDIGYWESLLQQLKAYMARARLRERHQDVLRQKLYKLKQEQGVESEPLFPILKREPSSPSDRPDLEESAPVQPGTSAAGAPSEAGGEAEAKGEGEGEAVLMEEDLIQQSLDDYDAGKYSPRLLNSHELPCDAHVLEAEEDLQHLLLLRQQLQATGDASESAEDIFFRKAKEGMGAEEAQFSVEMPLTGKAYLWADKYRPRKPRFFNRVHTGFEWNKYNQTHYDFDNPPPKIVQGYKFNIFYPDLIDKRSTPEYFLEACQDNKDFAILRFHAGPPYEDIAFKIVNREWEYSHRHGFRCQFANGIFQLWFHFKRYRYRR; from the exons ATGGGGTCCGGCTCGCGCAGCCCCGCGGGGCGCTCGCGGCAccggagccccggggagaggTGGCGCCGGGCCCACTCCGGCTCCAGCGACGCCAGCAGCGATGGCGAGAAGCGGCGGCGGCGCAGGGACCCGGGCTCGGG ctCTGATGCTGACGagaggcagagatggaggaaaaagaaaagcaaaagcaggGACCGGCACCACAAAAAGCAGAAGAACCGCTGCTCTCGGTCACAGGATCGCTCCTCTAGCTCAGACTCCAATTCTGAGAGAGTGAAAAAAAGAGGCCGCAGCAGAGACAGGAGGCGGAAGCGATCCAGTTCCAGGTCTTCTGTGTCTTCTGTCACGTCTCCCTCTCCTTCACGTTCCCAGAGCGCAAAGGAGGatctggggcagcagctgagccttCAGGAGCGACTCAGGctgaaggaggagaagaagaagcaGGCAGAGCTGATGAAGGCGTTGGAGACTCCGGAGGAGAAGAGGGCCAGGCGACTGGCCAAGAAGGAAGCCAAGGAGAGGAAAAAGCGTGAGAagatgggctggggggaggagtacATGGGCTACACCAACACCGACAACCCATTCGGGGACAACAATCTTCTGGGCACCTTCATCTGGAGCAAA GCCCTGGAGAAGAAAGGGATCAGCCACCTGGAGGAGAAAGAACTGAAGGAGAGAAATAAACGAATCCAGGGGGACAACCGTCTGGAGCTTCAAAAG GTGAAGCAGCTGCGCTTGGAGCGGGAGCGAGAAAAGGCCATGCgagagcaggagctggagatgCTGCAGCGGGAGAAGGAGGCGGAGCATTTCAAAACCTGGGAGGAGCAAGAGGACAACTTCCATCTCCACCAGGCCAAGCTGCG GTCAAAGATCCGGATCCGGGATGGCCGTGCCAAACCCATCGACCTGCTGGCCAAGTACATCAGTGCGGAGGACGATGACCTGGCAGTAGAGATGCATGAGCCTTACACCTTCCTGAATGGCCTGACGGTCTCTGACATGGAAGATCTGCTGGAGGATATCCAG GTTTATATGGAACTGGAGCAGGGCAAGAACGTGGATTTCTGGAGGGACATGACCATTATCACTGAGGACGAGATAGCTAAACTCCGGAAACTAGAGGCTTCTGGGAAAGGCCCCG GAGAGCGCCGGGAGGGTGTCAACGCCTCCGTCAGCTTGGACGTGCAGTCGGTGTTCAAGGGCAAGACGTACAACCAGTTGCAAGTGATTTTCCAGGGCATCGAGGGCAAGATTCGAGCGGGGGGCCCCAATCTGGACATTGGCTACTGGGAGagtctgctgcagcagctgaaagCGTACATGGCCCGGGCCAG GCTCCGGGAGCGGCACCAGGATGTGCTACGCCAGAAGCTGTACAAGCTGAAGCAGGAGCAGGGCGTGGAGAGCGAGCCGCTGTTTCCCATCCTGAAGAGGGAGCCGTCTTCCCCCAGCGACAG GCCAGACCTAGAGGAGAGCGCTCCAGTGCAGCCTGGCACCTCTGCAGCGGGCGCCCCCTCGGAGGCTGGCGGGGAGGCCGAGGCcaaaggagagggggagggggaagcggTGCTGATGGAGGAGGACCTGATCCAGCAGAGCCTGGATGACTACGATGCTGGGAAGTACAGTCCCAGGCTGCTGAACTCCCACGAGCTGCCCTGCGACGCCCAcgtgctggaggcagaggaggatctccagcacctgctgctcttGAGACAACAGCTGCAGGCTACAG GAGACGCCAGCGAGAGCGCCGAGGACATTTTCTTCCGCAAGGCCAAGGAGGGCATGGGGGCCGAGGAGGCCCAGTTCAGCGTGGAGATGCCCCTGACGGGCAAGGCCTACCTGTGGGCCGACAAGTACCGGCCCCGCAAGCCCCGCTTCTTCAACCGGGTGCACACAGGCTTCGAGTGGAACAAGTACAACCAGACGCACTACGACTTCGACAACCCCCCGCCCAAGATCGTGCAGGGTTACAAGTTCAACATCTTCTACCCCGACCTGATTGACAAGCGCTCCACGCCCGAGTACTTCCTGGAGGCCTGCCAGGACAACAAGGACTTCGCCATCCTGCGCTTCCACGCCGGCCCGCCCTACGAGGACATCGCCTTCAAGATCGTCAACCGGGAGTGGGAGTACTCGCACCGCCACGGCTTCCGCTGCCAGTTCGCCAACGGCATCTTCCAGCTCTGGTTCCACTTCAAACGCTACCGCTACCGCCGGTGA